The DNA region GGGGGGATTGCACAAGGATTGTCGCATGTGGGACCTGGCTGACAACAGGCACCCGCTACAGGTGGGGGTGGAGGAGGGGCGAAGAAActgggaggaggaggaggtggtGGGGCGCAGGGGTTGAAGCAGGTTGGTCCAGGCTGGCAGCAGTCATTTTGCTGTTGATCCATTGGCTGATCCATTTGTGGAGCTTGTTGGTCTGGTGCTGGCATGAACTGCTGTTGTTCTTCTGGTCCAGGCATGAACTGTTGGCCATCAGCAGCGGGAGCGTATCCAGCCATAGGTGGAGCCTGTTCCTGAGGATCAGGGGCTGAATCCTGTTGATCCGGGCACGGATTGTCACATTCGGGGCCTGGAGCGCAACAGCCGCGTTTGCTCGGCTCGGGCGCCGCTGAATCGTAAAGCATTGTTTTAATATAGCTCAACGGTTAAGGAACAAAGACCCGTACCAGCCATGCATGAATAACTTGTCATCGAACAAAACATAACAGTTTGTACATACCGTGCGTCAGCACAAATAACGTGAAGCACAACAGTAGCGTTGTTCGTGTCATATTAGTTGGTCAGCGGTCCGCTATGGGTAAAAATAATGGACAACCTAAGCAAACTGAGTATTGAGAAGCGATTTGAACACCaagaatataaattatttttttttccccattgTGAAACTCTAGAAAGCCGATGCTTCAAGGTCACTGGCGATTTCAATGTCAAAGCGAACCAATGCGTTCCACCAATCAAGAAAAGCACCTCAAGTACTCTTACATGTTCTTTAAATCACAAATTCCTCAGTTTCTAAGTATTATAGAATAATGATACGATCATAACTAAAACGTTTCGCGAAACAAGAGCGAATCAGTATTTATTCCTCTGCTTCAAATGTCGAATTCATTTTGGTCAAACAATTCCGGAAAGTTAATAGTTTAGCAAAAATGATGTCAATGAGAACTATAACCTTGCAGTCAAATTTTTTCCCTAAGTAAAAGTTTGGTTTTGAGGAAACGTCAAATACATAACTGAACCTAGCCTACAGAGAATGATTTGGCCTTTATCCTAATGGGTAAACAATCAACTCAATCTTAGTTTACTCCAAACCATAATCAACTTCAAAAGATTTCACAGATTCCTTCCAGCGCTTTAATTCGATTACTCTACTTGATTTTGAGAAAGTAGCATTTTTCCCGTAATGAGGAAGCCCTTGAATCTCATGATTGATTCCCTGAATTGTATCCGAATTTAAGGTAAAGAGAACTGAATTGCTAATCTCTTTATACAAATTAAAGTTAGGGTTCCCTTGTGCTTGCAGGAATTATACGTACTTGATATTAACAATGACGGATTGATAACTCCTTATGGTTTCAAGATTGTGATTGTTTCAACTTTAACACACGAATTcaaaattttcaccgtgaaaacTATCAGACCTGTCATGAAAACTGGCCCGCTCAAGAACCGGTGACTTCACCTCAATTTTATTGACATTGGAccaaataaaattgtatttatgaTTCTATCAGCGCTTAATTTCACAAGTAGAGAGTTCGAAGTGATATATTCTTTTAAGTTTGAAGCATAAATACAAAAGCTATAGCTTGAATAACTGAAGGAGTGATATTTTGTGTTTATGAGTGAAGTCACCAGTGCTTCGATCACACATGTCTCGTGGGGGCAAACATTATCCATGACTCACTCACCTTCGTTAAAATGACTGTACCTCAGGGCTTGCTTTAACGTCTTGAAAGAACAGGAAAACACTGTTATATTCAAACGAATTGGACGATACTtgctagctatgttataaatgtCGTTCCCCTCTCCGTTTCTGACCGTGTAGTTTTGTTGACAAGTTCGAAAACTAAAGTCGGAGAGGAGCTGTCATCGACCAACGCCTATGCAGGAATAGTAGATAGAGAATTCGGCGGGCAAAACTTCCTGCTCTCAACCTGAAAAACACGGTCGCAAAATAATCGAATATTTTACCTTGAATCCCTGAAGATTTTAGACGAAAGATCACCCTAACCAAACTACGATCTCCGAAACgtttatgaattaaaaattacctAATTCCTGAAAGAGTACGTGAATCGCTGGTTTGGAACGCCGGGTAAGGATCACTACGTCAGTGAATAAACACTGATTTTGACAGGTGGTAATCTTGTATATTAAAGACAAGCTTGTCAATAATCAGCCAATAATAGCACGTGGATTATGCGTTACATCATTGACAGTTAATCACCCGTGACAAGTTAACAGGTATTTCTTGGCTTCCCCGAGAGTTTTCTGTTGAACTTAAGCCAAACTTACTgggtttgtttttattttttcgtttcatATATTTGATTGTCTGAAATATGTTCattggttttgttgttttgtatgCTCAGAATGGGGAGTTGGTTTTCATAAAAGAAGGATACTTCATCGTCGACGTCTAGCTCTCTGCAATCCGGTATTCTGTCCTCATTTGTAAAAAATACCTTTTAGCCATAAATATTTATGCTACTTTTGAAAACAAGAACTGGTTGGTAACACTTAGGAAGCTGGATTTTCGTCCGGTTTGCCGGATGAGCTCTGCAAGGGAGTACACCTTTGAGTTCTCGAAATTaaatttgactgaaaaattaTCTCAATTTTAAGACATGGCCTTCGGTCGTTTTCGTggtttacaacttttgaaaaagGGCCGTTCTGGTTTACTACCGTCAGGCGAAGTCTTACCGAGACAAGAGAACTGAGATCTCGCGGCGTTTTATTAGTGTTTTAATAGAATGTATTGATCCAAAATTGGGATGGTTGCTGCATTTGTTTATCGTGTTATGTTCAGAGTGTTTTCTAGCTCGAGTTTCGAGTTTGTATTGATGTAGTATTTTTAAAGttagaattatttttatcacgATTGACTTTTTTCCCGATGTTTAAACCAAGAAATATATATGGGAGTGTGGCATCAAACTGGATAAATGAAATGGACGTAAGATGATTAGAGTTTGTGTTTAGGGTTAAATTATCGTTTGCACAATCACTAATGTCATTATCAAATCACTTTTATGTGCTGTTTGATCTAATAGCTTGGAATTATAACCCTGATGATTTGTGAACCAAAAGCATTACCTTTGGTTCTAATTTTCTTGGAAGACATAATATTTTGTGGAAATTAATTTTACCGACGATCCATACATCCTTCGCCAGACAATTCAAACCAAGATTGCTTATAATCGCTAAGATTCTACAGAAGCAATAAGAATTTCCAAAGCATCCAGTCTTAAGGTCCTTGAAGggaatacatttttaaattctacatGTAGGCTATATCCAAGAAGCTCGCAAAATATTGACTTCTGTTGCTCCTCAC from Pocillopora verrucosa isolate sample1 chromosome 1, ASM3666991v2, whole genome shotgun sequence includes:
- the LOC131788771 gene encoding uncharacterized protein, producing the protein MTRTTLLLCFTLFVLTHAAPEPSKRGCCAPGPECDNPCPDQQDSAPDPQEQAPPMAGYAPAADGQQFMPGPEEQQQFMPAPDQQAPQMDQPMDQQQNDCCQPGPTCFNPCAPPPPPPPSFFAPPPPPPVAGACCQPGPTCDNPCAIPPPMPDMGMAGCCDPSVMPMCANPCPPQHPPRTAYAPYPGEITMKLKQPWKSEFTDHASAAYQILAGNLATAIKTALRREAFVNNIYFREGYVPGNPSTQPITVAHFMVDGGSDDASLLQQQVTPDESLGDGLKVYKDSFNAY